The following coding sequences lie in one Komagataeibacter sucrofermentans DSM 15973 genomic window:
- a CDS encoding NAD(P)/FAD-dependent oxidoreductase, with the protein MAQKFRIVIVGGGVAGLALATRLGNSVGKSGRAEITLVDKSFAHVWKPMLHCFAAGTAANENDRISFMSQASRHHFEFWPGEITALDRAAKTIALAPIKDPLSGEVVVEARTLDYDAVVLSIGSRANDFGTPGVAEHCLFIDNLVDANGFNDRFRMELLRSFANNNELDIAIVGGGATGTQLAAELHKALDLASLYSFGQKPPKLRITLLEAGPRILPAFPEAVSAAAVRQLEAIGVSVRAGAMVSGADENGFMLKDGSRVPATLRVWAAGVKAPDVTSKFGGLKLSRSGQLEVRPSLQVLDDDNIFAMGDCAFIAEKPVAPTAQAARQQAHHLARHLPRWMMSGQPMPAFTFHNKGAVVALGDYNGWGTFPGGTVFGGGWLHGLSARMVHLMLYRQHQFELYGPVRGTISCLVDWLDVFVRPSIRLD; encoded by the coding sequence ATGGCACAAAAGTTTCGGATCGTGATTGTAGGCGGCGGTGTTGCGGGCCTTGCGCTCGCCACGCGGCTGGGCAATTCGGTCGGCAAATCGGGCCGTGCGGAAATCACGCTGGTGGACAAGAGCTTCGCCCATGTGTGGAAGCCGATGCTGCACTGTTTTGCGGCTGGCACCGCCGCCAACGAGAATGACCGCATCAGCTTCATGTCACAGGCCAGCCGGCACCATTTCGAGTTCTGGCCCGGTGAGATCACGGCGCTCGACCGCGCGGCCAAGACCATCGCGCTCGCTCCCATCAAGGATCCGCTCAGCGGGGAGGTGGTGGTGGAGGCCCGCACGCTTGATTATGATGCGGTGGTGCTGTCAATCGGCAGCCGCGCCAATGATTTTGGCACGCCCGGCGTGGCCGAGCACTGCCTGTTCATTGACAACCTTGTCGATGCCAATGGCTTCAACGACCGCTTCCGCATGGAACTGCTGCGGTCCTTTGCCAATAACAACGAACTCGATATTGCCATCGTGGGCGGGGGGGCGACCGGCACCCAACTCGCCGCCGAACTGCACAAGGCGCTTGATCTGGCCTCGCTCTACAGCTTTGGCCAGAAGCCGCCCAAGCTGCGCATTACCCTGCTTGAGGCCGGTCCCCGTATTCTGCCTGCCTTCCCCGAGGCGGTGTCGGCGGCGGCGGTCAGGCAGCTTGAGGCCATTGGCGTGAGCGTGCGCGCAGGTGCCATGGTCAGCGGTGCTGATGAAAACGGCTTCATGCTCAAGGATGGCTCGCGCGTGCCTGCAACGCTGCGGGTGTGGGCTGCGGGGGTCAAGGCGCCGGATGTAACCAGCAAATTTGGCGGCCTCAAGCTGTCGCGCTCGGGCCAGCTTGAAGTGCGGCCCTCGCTGCAGGTGCTTGATGATGACAACATCTTCGCCATGGGCGACTGCGCCTTCATTGCTGAAAAGCCCGTTGCCCCTACAGCCCAGGCGGCCCGGCAGCAGGCCCATCATCTGGCCCGCCATCTGCCCCGGTGGATGATGAGTGGCCAGCCCATGCCTGCCTTCACCTTCCATAATAAGGGAGCGGTCGTGGCATTGGGCGATTACAATGGCTGGGGCACCTTCCCCGGTGGCACGGTGTTTGGCGGGGGCTGGCTGCATGGCCTGTCGGCGCGGATGGTGCATCTCATGCTCTATCGCCAGCACCAGTTCGAGCTGTATGGGCCGGTGCGCGGCACGATCTCGTGCCTTGTCGACTGGCTTGACGTGTTCGTGCGCCCCTCGATCCGGCTGGACTGA
- a CDS encoding methionine ABC transporter permease produces the protein MSRLIIDLIARATWETTIMVACSGLLAVLGGLPLALLMVAMRRGGLMPCPPAARLLGLVVDILRAIPFIILLVILIPVTRMIVGTSLGTTAAIVPLSLAAIPYFARIAEVSLRAVDPNLVDAVHAMGGTRWMIVRHVLIPEALPGLVAGLTVTLITLTGASAMAGAVGAGGLGDLAIRYGYQRFNSQVMSLVVLVLIVFVAIIQAAGNALSNHLRHD, from the coding sequence ATGTCCCGGCTGATCATTGACCTGATCGCACGCGCAACGTGGGAGACGACCATCATGGTCGCCTGCTCGGGGCTGCTCGCGGTGCTCGGCGGCCTGCCGCTGGCCCTGCTCATGGTGGCCATGCGGCGTGGTGGCCTGATGCCCTGCCCGCCCGCCGCCCGCCTGCTGGGGCTGGTGGTGGACATCCTGCGCGCCATTCCCTTCATCATCCTGCTCGTCATCCTCATTCCCGTGACGCGGATGATCGTGGGCACCTCACTGGGCACGACGGCGGCCATCGTGCCGCTTTCGCTGGCGGCCATTCCCTATTTTGCCCGCATTGCCGAGGTCTCGCTGCGCGCGGTGGACCCCAATCTGGTCGATGCCGTGCACGCCATGGGCGGCACGCGGTGGATGATCGTGCGCCATGTGCTCATACCCGAAGCCCTGCCCGGCCTCGTAGCAGGGTTGACGGTCACCCTCATTACCCTGACCGGGGCCTCGGCCATGGCAGGCGCCGTGGGCGCGGGGGGGCTGGGTGACCTTGCCATCCGCTACGGCTACCAGCGCTTCAATTCGCAGGTCATGTCGCTTGTGGTGCTGGTGCTGATCGTGTTCGTGGCCATTATACAGGCGGCAGGCAACGCCCTGTCGAACCACCTGCGCCACGATTAG
- a CDS encoding methionine ABC transporter ATP-binding protein has product MDVNVVDVRHVSRRFGGHVALDDVSFSVAKGEILGVIGRSGAGKSSLLRCLGALDRPDAGQILIEGQDITTLPQAQLVPLRRRIGFVFQHFNLLSSRTVAGNISLALEIAGVPRAQRQARIEALLALVGLSAHGDKWPAQLSGGQKQRVGIARALANDPALLLCDEATSALDPETTTAILDLLAEINRELGLTIILITHEMDVIRRIATHLVVLDQGRIVENAPTLAIMGAATQSTVTQALLSETQPQVPPALRARLVAEPAPEGWAIIRIRLAGEAAWQPLLSLLGQQYGVEATVLQGGTTEIAGQPFADQIVSVTGYCAEIHDFLTQFDPSLKVLGHVPADH; this is encoded by the coding sequence ATGGACGTAAATGTTGTTGACGTACGCCATGTGAGCCGCCGCTTTGGCGGGCATGTGGCGCTTGATGATGTCTCCTTCTCGGTTGCAAAGGGCGAGATCCTGGGCGTGATCGGGCGATCAGGAGCGGGCAAGAGTTCGCTGCTGCGCTGCCTTGGCGCGCTCGACCGGCCTGATGCGGGGCAGATCCTGATAGAAGGCCAGGACATCACCACCCTGCCGCAGGCGCAGCTTGTGCCATTGCGGCGGCGCATCGGCTTCGTGTTCCAGCATTTCAACCTGCTCAGTTCGCGCACGGTGGCCGGCAATATCAGCCTGGCGCTTGAAATCGCGGGCGTGCCGCGCGCGCAACGCCAGGCGCGCATTGAGGCGCTGCTGGCGCTGGTGGGCCTTTCGGCGCATGGGGATAAATGGCCTGCCCAGCTTTCGGGCGGGCAGAAGCAGCGCGTGGGCATTGCGCGCGCGCTGGCCAATGACCCGGCCCTGCTGCTGTGCGATGAAGCCACCTCCGCCCTCGATCCCGAAACCACCACCGCCATCCTCGACCTGCTGGCCGAGATCAATCGCGAACTGGGGCTGACCATCATCCTCATCACGCATGAGATGGATGTGATCCGCCGCATTGCCACCCATCTCGTGGTACTGGACCAGGGCCGCATTGTAGAAAACGCCCCCACGCTGGCCATCATGGGGGCGGCCACGCAATCCACTGTTACCCAGGCCCTGCTGTCGGAAACGCAGCCACAGGTGCCACCCGCCCTGCGCGCGCGGCTGGTGGCGGAGCCTGCGCCCGAGGGATGGGCGATCATCCGCATCAGGCTGGCGGGCGAGGCGGCGTGGCAGCCCCTGCTGTCGCTGCTGGGCCAGCAATATGGCGTGGAAGCCACCGTGCTGCAGGGCGGCACCACCGAGATCGCGGGCCAGCCCTTTGCCGACCAGATCGTGTCGGTGACCGGTTATTGTGCCGAGATCCATGATTTCCTGACGCAGTTCGACCCCTCACTGAAGGTTCTTGGCCATGTCCCGGCTGATCATTGA
- a CDS encoding alpha/beta fold hydrolase, giving the protein MLLDVIERGPENGNSSLPPVVFLHGLFGRARNFGFFQRRLATTRRVLALDLRNHGGSPHGPMDYPTMAADVHETLAAHDALPATIIGHSMGGKVAMMLALQAPACVHALLVADIAPGPGGHAHSGAIATALAGLHFPATLTLGEADAWLAPAIAEKPVRDMMKQNIVLGANPHWQIGLEQIVAGMAQVVGWPALPPGTQYGGPVLFVAGGASPYVQPDHYPLMRQLFPHYRLVRLKGAGHWLHAEQPWEFLRMVEEFLHATG; this is encoded by the coding sequence GTGCTGCTTGATGTGATCGAACGCGGACCGGAGAATGGAAATAGCAGCCTGCCGCCGGTGGTTTTTCTGCACGGGCTGTTCGGGCGGGCGCGCAATTTCGGGTTTTTCCAGCGCCGCCTTGCCACAACCCGCCGCGTCCTTGCCCTTGACCTGCGCAACCATGGCGGCAGCCCGCATGGGCCGATGGATTACCCCACCATGGCAGCCGATGTGCATGAAACGCTGGCCGCGCATGACGCATTGCCCGCCACGATTATCGGGCATTCCATGGGGGGCAAGGTGGCGATGATGCTGGCGTTGCAGGCGCCTGCCTGCGTGCATGCCCTGCTTGTGGCCGATATTGCACCGGGGCCGGGCGGGCATGCGCATTCGGGTGCGATCGCGACTGCGCTGGCCGGGCTGCATTTTCCCGCCACTCTGACATTGGGCGAGGCCGATGCCTGGCTTGCCCCCGCCATTGCCGAAAAGCCCGTGCGCGACATGATGAAGCAGAACATCGTGCTCGGTGCCAACCCGCACTGGCAGATAGGGCTGGAGCAGATCGTGGCGGGCATGGCGCAGGTAGTGGGCTGGCCCGCCCTGCCGCCGGGCACGCAGTATGGTGGCCCGGTGCTGTTTGTGGCGGGTGGGGCTTCACCCTATGTGCAGCCCGATCATTACCCGCTCATGCGCCAGCTTTTTCCCCATTACCGGCTGGTGCGCCTGAAGGGGGCCGGGCACTGGCTGCATGCCGAGCAGCCATGGGAATTCCTGCGCATGGTCGAGGAATTCCTGCACGCGACGGGCTAG
- a CDS encoding alginate export family protein: protein MRGGALCMSMLAVHAAQAAPDPVVPAGGSTAPGQPERMVVHMTQRPPILTFPHANPVGQPIRIGGQENRRSGHQYDWGVFNRGNGEAAGFGPVGRYGVSPWAEDWRNLRDPKKHDDLFDALKYIPLTRSGNVWISFSGETRLRNWFETRPGLGTQKPNDSGRFGVRNLYGADLHIGEHLRFFGQLVNADAGGWGGYGYGSTYRKRLDAQQAFVEVRWNMLGAKSGFMFGRQQFLDAPSYMLYARETPNVPLSWDGFRAYMVWQRVRIDAWDFVQTDDSDRRMFHDVENYGSRLYGFNATWAPPDFTFMGQKGYSFVDAFYIGYKLNGSAGAIAGPKKAVNGSDTRNNFGMRWHGIAGPIEFSVGGIWQGGVFRNASNNAARGVSAYAINSTVGYRLPEQSLHTFAGIQTDVYSGGNASRSQGTVGTYLSPFNPQTNYLDTTTYMTGSNLISFAPLVRITPFKSVSIQFKYPLFWRDSVNDPVYKSSGYYKFAGNFRGRFVGMAPQVSVAWQINTHLSWTQYVSRFMTSRALNEAGGSSGTYYQSNFVFRF, encoded by the coding sequence ATGCGTGGGGGCGCCCTGTGCATGTCCATGCTGGCGGTGCATGCAGCCCAGGCGGCGCCTGATCCGGTCGTGCCCGCAGGCGGCAGCACCGCGCCCGGTCAGCCGGAGCGCATGGTGGTGCATATGACCCAGCGCCCGCCCATCCTCACGTTTCCGCATGCCAACCCGGTGGGGCAGCCCATCCGCATTGGCGGGCAGGAAAACCGCCGCAGCGGCCATCAGTATGACTGGGGCGTGTTCAACCGTGGCAATGGCGAGGCCGCGGGCTTCGGGCCGGTGGGGCGGTATGGCGTCAGCCCCTGGGCCGAGGACTGGCGCAACCTGCGCGACCCCAAGAAGCATGATGACCTGTTCGATGCGCTGAAATACATTCCGCTCACCCGCAGCGGCAATGTGTGGATCAGTTTCTCGGGTGAGACGCGGCTGCGCAACTGGTTTGAAACGCGCCCCGGCCTGGGCACGCAGAAACCCAATGATTCCGGCCGCTTTGGCGTGCGCAACCTGTATGGCGCAGACCTGCATATTGGCGAGCACCTGCGGTTTTTTGGCCAGCTGGTCAATGCGGATGCAGGCGGGTGGGGCGGTTATGGCTATGGCTCGACCTATCGCAAGCGGCTCGATGCGCAGCAGGCCTTCGTGGAGGTGCGGTGGAACATGCTGGGTGCCAAAAGCGGCTTCATGTTTGGCCGCCAGCAGTTTCTCGATGCGCCATCGTACATGCTCTATGCACGCGAGACGCCCAACGTGCCGCTGTCATGGGATGGGTTCCGCGCCTATATGGTGTGGCAGCGTGTCCGCATCGATGCATGGGATTTCGTGCAGACCGATGACAGTGACCGCCGCATGTTCCACGATGTGGAGAACTATGGCAGCCGCCTGTACGGCTTTAACGCCACCTGGGCACCCCCGGATTTCACCTTCATGGGGCAGAAGGGGTATTCCTTCGTTGATGCGTTCTATATCGGCTACAAGCTCAATGGTTCGGCCGGGGCAATCGCGGGGCCGAAGAAGGCGGTCAACGGATCGGATACGCGCAACAACTTCGGCATGCGCTGGCATGGCATTGCAGGCCCGATCGAATTCTCGGTGGGTGGCATATGGCAGGGCGGCGTGTTCCGTAACGCCAGCAACAACGCGGCGCGCGGGGTCAGCGCCTATGCCATCAACAGCACGGTGGGTTATCGGCTGCCCGAGCAGTCGCTGCACACCTTTGCCGGTATCCAGACGGATGTGTATTCTGGCGGCAATGCCTCAAGAAGCCAGGGCACGGTGGGCACCTATCTCTCGCCCTTCAACCCGCAGACCAACTATCTCGACACCACAACCTACATGACAGGCTCGAACCTGATCAGCTTTGCCCCGCTCGTGCGCATCACGCCGTTCAAGTCCGTCAGCATCCAGTTCAAATACCCGCTGTTCTGGCGCGATAGCGTAAATGACCCGGTTTACAAATCATCGGGTTACTACAAGTTCGCGGGTAATTTCCGGGGGCGGTTCGTGGGCATGGCGCCACAGGTTTCAGTGGCGTGGCAGATCAATACCCATCTGTCATGGACGCAGTATGTCTCGCGGTTCATGACATCGCGCGCGCTCAATGAGGCGGGCGGGTCGAGCGGCACCTATTACCAGTCGAATTTCGTCTTCCGCTTCTGA
- a CDS encoding MetQ/NlpA family ABC transporter substrate-binding protein, whose protein sequence is MKQIAPLTRRTLLSLFGGIVCLPMATRAMAAEGKLIRVGIMAGEDEDLWRVITANAAKEGLNLGIVTFSDYNTPNEALAEHEIDANAFQHAPFLEAQKAARGYDIVSVCTTYFSPIGLYSARWKALADLPDKAVIGVPNDPSNEGRALRLLEALGLIRLDSAVGLLPTPLDVTENPHHFSFRELDAGIVGRTLPDVDAAVINTNWALKAGVDIQKQRIGVESLQNNPYVNFVAVNAADAHAPWVEALVRAVHQPATREAIATIFHGAVEPAWT, encoded by the coding sequence ATGAAACAGATTGCCCCCCTCACCCGTCGCACCCTGCTTAGCCTGTTTGGCGGCATCGTCTGCCTGCCCATGGCAACACGGGCCATGGCGGCAGAAGGCAAGCTGATCCGCGTTGGCATCATGGCGGGCGAGGACGAAGATCTGTGGCGCGTGATTACGGCCAATGCCGCGAAGGAAGGACTCAATCTCGGCATCGTGACATTCTCCGATTACAACACGCCCAACGAGGCGCTGGCCGAGCACGAGATTGATGCCAACGCCTTTCAGCACGCCCCGTTCCTCGAGGCCCAGAAAGCGGCCCGTGGTTATGACATCGTCAGCGTGTGCACCACCTATTTCTCCCCCATCGGGCTGTATTCAGCGCGGTGGAAAGCTCTGGCTGACCTGCCGGACAAGGCCGTGATCGGCGTGCCGAACGACCCGAGCAATGAAGGCCGCGCCCTGCGCCTGCTCGAAGCGCTGGGGCTGATCAGACTTGATTCCGCAGTAGGCCTGCTGCCCACCCCGCTCGACGTGACCGAAAACCCCCATCACTTCTCCTTCCGCGAGCTTGATGCGGGCATTGTCGGCCGCACGCTGCCTGATGTGGATGCCGCCGTAATCAACACCAACTGGGCGCTGAAGGCTGGCGTGGACATACAGAAGCAGCGGATCGGGGTGGAATCGCTGCAAAACAACCCTTACGTCAACTTCGTGGCCGTCAATGCCGCTGATGCCCATGCCCCCTGGGTCGAGGCGCTGGTCCGCGCCGTGCACCAGCCCGCCACGCGTGAGGCGATCGCCACCATCTTCCACGGCGCGGTTGAACCGGCATGGACGTAA